In Candidatus Binatia bacterium, a single window of DNA contains:
- the hxsA4 gene encoding His-Xaa-Ser repeat protein HxsA4, with the protein MGQKKNELPSLRKNPVEFLSRDEARQAVNPDVNLDAAEAAAALRTEPHNEKMLLAQHMSHASHGSHGSHGSHGSHGSHGSHGSHGSHGSHGSHGSHGSHGSHGSHGSHGSHGSHGSHGSHGSHGSHGSW; encoded by the coding sequence ATGGGCCAGAAAAAGAACGAGCTTCCCTCCCTGCGCAAGAATCCGGTGGAGTTTCTCAGCCGCGACGAAGCGCGCCAGGCAGTCAATCCGGACGTGAATCTGGACGCCGCCGAGGCGGCCGCTGCCCTGCGCACCGAGCCGCACAACGAGAAGATGCTGCTGGCTCAGCACATGTCGCATGCGTCCCACGGCAGCCACGGGTCGCACGGCAGTCACGGCAGCCACGGCTCGCACGGCAGTCACGGCAGTCATGGCAGCCACGGCAGCCATGGTTCCCATGGCAGCCACGGCTCGCACGGCAGCCACGGCAGTCACGGCAGTCATGGCAGCCACGGCAGTCATGGCAGTCACGGATCGCACGGCAGTCACGGATCGCACGGATCGTGGTGA
- a CDS encoding HxsD-like protein yields the protein MAEQVSFDSYLYLPEAVEAAAAAYAEHADIALTTTPEAVLATISGTGDDADLHTLTHAFCNHVLHETIARKRRAAAEER from the coding sequence ATGGCTGAGCAGGTCAGCTTCGATAGTTATCTGTACCTGCCCGAAGCCGTCGAGGCCGCGGCGGCGGCTTACGCCGAACACGCGGACATCGCACTAACGACAACCCCGGAAGCCGTCCTGGCAACCATTTCCGGCACCGGCGACGATGCGGACTTGCACACCCTGACGCACGCGTTCTGCAATCACGTCCTGCACGAAACCATTGCCCGCAAGCGCCGGGCAGCGGCAGAGGAGCGTTAA
- the hxsB gene encoding His-Xaa-Ser system radical SAM maturase HxsB: MNRHIVAVPQRQIADDRLGYFRWGRIAGKVLVTTDAGDWAFLTDSEFDDLLAGRIAAEHPRFEELQGKGILRDGLNLDSFAEKLARRTRHVSRGPHLHIVILTLRCNQTCSYCQVSRETADTVGVDMTPETAEKVVDLALQSSSPAITFEFQGGEPLLNYDVLRHVVEVARARGERAGKSLSFSLVSNFTHMTEERAEWLIANDILVCTSLDGPPRVHDMNRKWRHGSAHTEVVRWIDYFNRRYIELGREPRLWHIDALMTTTRQTIAAWREVIDEYVARGMRTIHLRPLNPSGFARDTWQTIGYTAEEYLDFYHKALDYILELNRQGVEIMERTASIFLTKILTSDDPGFVDIQSPCGATTGQVAYNFDGRVFPCDEARMVDAMGDSLFELGHVRDLTVPAMLRHPTTRAIAAASLLDAQPMCADCWNKPFCGVCPLYNFVTEQDLFGQRPRSFKCKEYMSVSGRLFELLANENDTETLEILKRWTIMRPRLANDGRALKGAP; encoded by the coding sequence GTGAACCGGCATATAGTCGCGGTCCCGCAGCGGCAAATCGCGGACGACCGCCTTGGTTACTTCCGCTGGGGCCGAATCGCCGGCAAGGTTCTGGTGACCACCGACGCCGGCGACTGGGCCTTCTTGACCGACTCCGAATTCGACGATCTGCTCGCAGGGCGAATCGCGGCGGAACATCCCCGCTTCGAGGAATTGCAAGGCAAAGGCATCCTGCGCGACGGCCTGAACCTGGACAGCTTCGCGGAGAAACTGGCCCGGCGCACCCGCCACGTCAGCCGCGGCCCCCATCTGCACATCGTCATCCTCACGCTGCGCTGCAACCAGACCTGTTCATATTGCCAGGTTTCGCGGGAGACCGCCGACACCGTGGGCGTCGATATGACGCCCGAGACGGCGGAAAAGGTCGTCGACCTGGCGCTGCAGAGTAGCTCGCCCGCAATCACGTTCGAGTTCCAGGGCGGCGAGCCACTGCTGAATTACGACGTGTTGCGGCACGTGGTCGAAGTGGCCAGAGCCCGCGGGGAACGGGCGGGTAAGTCGCTGAGTTTCAGCCTGGTCAGCAACTTCACCCACATGACCGAGGAACGCGCAGAGTGGTTGATCGCCAACGACATCCTGGTCTGCACCAGCCTCGACGGACCGCCCCGGGTCCACGATATGAACCGCAAATGGAGGCACGGCAGCGCACACACCGAAGTGGTGCGCTGGATCGATTACTTCAACCGCCGCTACATCGAACTCGGACGGGAGCCGCGCCTCTGGCACATCGACGCATTGATGACCACGACGCGCCAGACCATCGCCGCGTGGCGGGAAGTCATCGACGAGTACGTGGCGCGAGGCATGCGGACCATCCACCTGCGGCCGCTCAATCCGTCCGGCTTCGCGCGCGACACCTGGCAGACGATCGGCTACACCGCCGAGGAGTACCTCGACTTCTACCATAAGGCCCTCGACTACATCCTCGAGCTGAACCGGCAGGGCGTCGAGATCATGGAACGGACGGCCTCGATCTTTCTGACCAAGATCCTGACCTCCGACGATCCCGGCTTCGTGGACATACAATCCCCCTGCGGAGCCACCACCGGTCAGGTGGCGTACAACTTCGACGGCCGAGTCTTCCCCTGCGACGAAGCCCGTATGGTGGATGCCATGGGCGATTCGCTCTTTGAGCTCGGCCACGTCCGGGATCTGACCGTCCCGGCCATGCTGCGCCACCCGACGACGCGCGCCATCGCCGCCGCCTCGTTGCTCGATGCTCAGCCGATGTGCGCAGACTGCTGGAACAAGCCCTTCTGCGGCGTGTGTCCGCTGTACAACTTCGTCACCGAGCAGGACCTCTTCGGACAGCGCCCCCGTTCCTTCAAGTGCAAGGAGTACATGTCGGTGTCGGGCCGGCTGTTCGAGTTGCTCGCCAACGAGAACGACACCGAGACGCTGGAGATTCTGAAGCGCTGGACGATCATGCGGCCTCGACTGGCCAACGACGGACGCGCCCTCAAGGGGGCACCCTGA
- a CDS encoding methyltransferase domain-containing protein — protein sequence MWFKVLAPGVEIPTEYPGESGDDEFARNYLLGDAARALFRGLLTHLRPRPDGYRRRLLDIGSGQGALPEEAARLGFEAEGIDHAPSNVRLARARGINVTQATAEDLAADREFDVVAMVDSIEHLRDPLRVLRAVHRGLKPGGELIVYTPNHRAAVVLLARLLYAGGIRHPVEQIFGRNHLCFFDDRSLPSMLRRAGFELTSLRLLPYDPARPGQEVSGAALAVVRLVETLGRPLGRVFRMIAYADKPTGPDSNRCGA from the coding sequence ATGTGGTTCAAGGTCCTTGCCCCCGGCGTCGAGATCCCGACGGAGTACCCGGGCGAATCGGGCGACGACGAGTTCGCGCGAAACTATCTCCTCGGCGACGCGGCGCGAGCCTTGTTTCGCGGGCTGCTGACTCACTTGCGGCCGCGCCCGGACGGCTACCGTCGCCGACTCCTGGACATAGGCAGCGGGCAGGGGGCGCTGCCGGAAGAGGCCGCACGATTGGGTTTCGAGGCCGAGGGCATCGATCATGCGCCGTCCAACGTCCGCCTTGCCCGAGCCCGTGGAATCAACGTGACTCAGGCGACCGCCGAAGATCTCGCCGCCGACCGGGAATTCGACGTCGTTGCAATGGTCGACAGTATCGAGCATCTGCGCGACCCCCTGCGCGTGCTGCGCGCCGTTCATCGGGGGCTCAAGCCCGGCGGAGAACTCATCGTGTATACGCCGAACCACCGGGCGGCCGTGGTCTTGCTCGCACGACTGCTGTATGCGGGCGGCATTCGTCATCCCGTCGAACAGATCTTTGGCCGCAATCATCTGTGCTTCTTCGACGACCGTTCGCTGCCTTCGATGCTGCGCCGAGCGGGATTCGAACTGACGTCGCTGCGGTTACTCCCGTATGACCCGGCTCGTCCGGGGCAGGAGGTGTCGGGGGCAGCTCTTGCTGTCGTGCGCCTGGTGGAGACGCTCGGGCGGCCGCTCGGGAGGGTCTTCCGGATGATTGCCTATGCGGACAAGCCCACCGGCCCGGATTCCAACCGCTGTGGTGCCTGA
- a CDS encoding B12-binding domain-containing radical SAM protein — protein MAAGPPTGEASGPMDRASTARRLRICLVRPPTLTSASGLGQDAVPPLGLAYIAGALRRAGHEVSVVDAVGEAVHQYSRVRWHEHALSHGLRPEEIVERIDRQADVVGVACMFSVEWPLTATLIAAIRNAVPAAFIVVGGEHVTACPEFTLTDCPAIDAGVLGEGEETVVDLLAAHAEGRDIAGVRGIVYRAPAGDRILKTPPRDRIRAVDDIAPPDWTLFPIETYIDNALTHGANLGRCMPILASRGCPYRCTFCSSPSMWTTRWTARRPSAVVAEMKDYIRRYGITNFDFYDLTAIVNKRWIVDFCRLLIAERLDITWQLPSGTRSEAIDAEVANLLHASGCRIVTYAPESGSRPELARINKRIDPDRMMQSIRNARRAGLAIKTSLVFGFPGWTWGDVFASFRFLFRLAVAGVDDVNVFPFSPYPGSEMFSSLLASGQVQLDAAYFRSLLAFNDPVHSVSYAEIAGSRALSRLNLTAMAFFYALSLALRPRRAVRLAMALATGDTSTRLTMAMAHRRRRQLAMRLALSGGDGTVVIPALDRPRPLAHWRAS, from the coding sequence ATGGCAGCAGGACCGCCGACCGGCGAGGCGAGCGGGCCCATGGATCGGGCGTCGACCGCGCGGCGTTTGCGCATCTGCCTGGTCAGGCCTCCGACACTGACCAGCGCCAGCGGCCTGGGGCAGGATGCCGTGCCGCCGCTCGGTCTGGCTTACATCGCCGGGGCATTGCGCCGCGCCGGCCACGAGGTAAGCGTCGTCGATGCCGTCGGCGAGGCGGTACACCAGTACAGCCGTGTGCGTTGGCACGAACACGCCCTGTCGCACGGCTTGCGCCCCGAGGAGATCGTCGAGCGCATCGATCGGCAGGCCGACGTCGTCGGCGTCGCCTGCATGTTTTCCGTCGAATGGCCCCTCACCGCCACCCTGATCGCTGCGATCCGCAACGCCGTGCCCGCAGCCTTCATCGTCGTCGGCGGCGAGCACGTCACCGCGTGCCCCGAGTTCACCCTCACGGACTGCCCGGCGATTGACGCCGGCGTGCTGGGGGAAGGCGAGGAAACCGTCGTCGATCTCCTTGCCGCCCACGCCGAGGGGCGGGATATTGCCGGCGTGCGTGGCATCGTCTACCGCGCGCCCGCAGGGGACCGCATCCTGAAAACCCCGCCGCGCGACCGTATCCGGGCGGTCGACGACATTGCACCGCCGGACTGGACTCTCTTCCCGATCGAGACCTACATCGACAACGCCCTCACTCACGGCGCCAACCTCGGACGCTGCATGCCCATTCTTGCCAGCCGCGGTTGTCCTTATCGCTGCACCTTCTGTTCGAGCCCGTCGATGTGGACAACGCGATGGACGGCGCGCCGGCCGTCGGCGGTAGTGGCGGAGATGAAGGACTACATCCGCCGTTACGGGATTACCAATTTCGACTTTTACGACCTGACCGCAATAGTCAACAAACGCTGGATCGTCGACTTCTGCCGTCTGCTGATTGCCGAGCGGCTCGACATCACCTGGCAACTCCCGTCCGGCACGAGGAGCGAGGCCATCGACGCGGAGGTCGCGAATCTCCTGCACGCTTCGGGGTGCCGCATCGTCACCTATGCTCCGGAAAGCGGTTCCCGCCCGGAGCTCGCCCGTATCAACAAGCGCATCGATCCGGACCGGATGATGCAGTCGATCCGCAACGCCCGGCGCGCCGGGCTCGCGATCAAGACCAGCCTGGTATTCGGGTTTCCCGGTTGGACCTGGGGCGACGTTTTCGCCAGCTTCCGCTTTCTCTTCCGCCTCGCCGTGGCCGGGGTCGACGACGTGAACGTCTTTCCCTTCTCGCCGTACCCCGGCTCGGAGATGTTTTCGTCTCTGCTTGCGAGCGGCCAGGTGCAACTGGACGCCGCGTACTTCCGCTCCCTGTTGGCTTTCAACGATCCTGTGCACAGCGTGTCGTACGCCGAAATCGCCGGTTCGCGGGCGTTGTCTCGACTGAACCTGACGGCCATGGCGTTCTTCTACGCGCTGAGTCTGGCGCTCCGGCCGCGCCGCGCGGTCCGGCTTGCCATGGCCCTCGCGACCGGCGACACCTCGACGCGATTGACCATGGCGATGGCGCATCGTCGCCGGCGGCAACTGGCCATGCGTCTCGCCCTCAGCGGCGGAGACGGAACCGTCGTGATTCCCGCCCTCGATAGACCCCGGCCGTTGGCCCATTGGCGCGCCTCATGA